The following nucleotide sequence is from Salvia splendens isolate huo1 chromosome 2, SspV2, whole genome shotgun sequence.
GCCTCTCAATGACATCTTcacaaaacaaacacaattgTCGAAATTCAGAACACAAACCTCACCAAATAATAGTTTTTGTTCAAACATATTGTAAATTAACCTCTCAAGTAAAGGCCATCGGGAGAGGACAGGGGGACCTCCATGAAGTGGGGATGCTCGAGCTGTCGATTTCGAGAGAGATAGTAAATTACGGCTACCTTCTGGCTTTGCAGTTCGCGGTGGTGATTGTATTGATATTTGGGCGATTTTTCTTTCCACACTTTGGCCCGTTCTGGGCTCACTTGCCTATGCTTCTTCGTTCTCTCCATTTTGTTGCACCAAAAAGCAGTTGAAAACTGAAATTGACCCACTACCCTTCAAGTTTTCCTTCAAATGAAACAGGGTCGAAATTCGAGAATGTAAGGTTACACATCACCACATCCCGGAaatcaacagaaaataaaaattgattctTTACACAACATCAGCAAAAATTTGAGGTTCAATAAATGTAGACAGAAACTATAATAGCTACAAAAACTTGAAAACGTCCTAAATCAATAATCTCGCAAGAAAACAGACCACGTGAGCCTAAACATAACTTACAACCAAATGGGCAGCAGATTAACACAATAAATCGCAAAATAACACTCAAAAGTCAAAGTctagaagaagaagagaggaatgtgagctgaaaattttgaaatttttagaaaaaaggCGAAGAGCGGCAAACCTGAGAGAGAGCGAAGGTAAACTGAAAGAAGGGGCAGGCGAAATTTGAATGTAGAGTGCGGGCAGTGAGTGTTGGCGAGGAGAGTGAAGAGTGACTAGACAGTAGAGAGACAAGGATTGGAGAAAGGGACTGATGCGTGGAGATGGAGGGGGGAGTTCATTTGGCGTTATGCCTCAGGTTAGAGAAATTCAGAGCTTTGTGATTGTTGTTGATGGAGATGGAGCGATTTCAATGTGATGTGGCCACATGATTTTTCTGCCCTTCCTATCACCAGGGCTATTTTCGACCTAATTTTGGAACTAGATAATTGAGGCTTGACTTACTAgatgttgtcattttaattatgctactatgtttttttcctttttaatcaaACTTTCCATAAGTTTTTTCCTTCTATAAAGGCTTTACTTTTTTTATCAGGGATATTGACCTACCTACCGATGATCATTAGAATTTATGTATGAATCtactattttatactccatgATGTACTTTACATATGTGAAAAATTGGATTATGATTTCATTAAGTTTGAATGTTAATTCCACAATTGGTTAAAGAGGTCACAGTTTCTGCAGTAAAAAACCTAACGTTTTgcttgtgtgattgttaatacCAAATTCATTTCTAGTTGTATGTAGCTTTCACCTGAAATAAATCTCTACGTGATGCCACCATAGTTTACTTTTTAATAAGTGTTGATTTGGAGATTCAAATTTTGAAGATATAGAAGAaatcatttttcttatttataaTACTGATTTTTAAATCATAACAGTGaatttattttgctattttagtattttccacagtatgagtcatttttctcacttactttactttacacaattttttttaaatcgcgCGCCGAAAAAGTTATAGAGTActagaaacggagggagtactatattggCCATATGCTTTAATTTATCTAAGGTTGTTAAATACTATGGTGTTATTATACTGTAAATCATTGAATGATTGTAATATGAAAGTATCATATATATAATCTcctacaatatatatatatatatatacaatataaaTTTAACACGTAGATAATGTTTACAAAATACTAAAACTTAAGCTGCACTAAAAGAACTAAGATTGAGAATATGAAATGAAATTAGAGTGAAGTGAGATGGTATTTAATGATTGATATAGTCAGTCATATAGAATTAgaatttatacacaaaaaattaatttcGACAGCCACAACCCCCCCGCCCAACCCCACCATGCAATGCGCGTCCCAAAGCGGCCAGACCCCTACCCATGTGCGGTTCAGAGTCACCACCGTGGTGCGAGTCAACCCTTACCCTACCCAACCCCACCATAAAATCACGTCCAATTTCTCCATTTACATAGTATTTATGTTTCGAGTCATCGATGTATATGAAAGGTTTGAATCGGGTACAAATAATCAGAACTGAACCCCATCAACAGCTAATGGTTCAGTACTCAAGATTTAAGCAAATTGAGTTCAACATAGGCACAAATAAGCCGACCTTGAGCTGCAATATCTTTGTTTTGAGAAGTGTGTCTTTGCAGGCTACTTCGTGTTGTAATGCTTTCAACTGTGAAGTGAAGGATCAGCAATACAAGAGACATGGATATGTTATAGAATTAAAGATCAAATCTTCATATTTAAATAAGCATCTCCATAAAAGCTTACCCTTTGTTTGCCCAAATTAACTTCCTGCACATGGTAAAATTAAAAGAGCTGTAAATCTGCTGCATCATCCTTACTTTCAGTAGAATTTGGATAACAGAATTTGGGAGGGAAAAACTAACCGCTAGCATATAACTATTTGATTGAGCAAGAGTCCAGTTTTGCAGCTGCATTTTCTGAAGACATGTTTTCAAATTTTGGACCTCACTTCCACTCAATTCTATAACTTTGCTGTTTGAAAATTCGCAATTTATAACTATAATCGTTATAAACACATAAAATCAAAGCTTGTTCTTCGTTAGGAAATGTACTTCTTTTCTTGAATGAGCTTCATCAAGGCCATTTTTTCCTGTAAGAAAAGGTGGATG
It contains:
- the LOC121787361 gene encoding SHUGOSHIN 2-like encodes the protein MALMKLIQEKNKVIELSGSEVQNLKTCLQKMQLQNWTLAQSNSYMLAEVNLGKQRLKALQHEVACKDTLLKTKILQLKVGLFVPMLNSICLNLEY